GCTCATTCTAACCTAGATACATATGACCAGACAATGACAAAATAAATAGGCTCCCATCTTACAACAGTCTTTTAACTCCAAGCTATGAGGCTCTCATAGTCTTCTACAACAACAGATAATCATAATCATCAATGCTTTACCAAATATCAATTAACAATTCTTCAGAAAAGGTAACTTTCAGAAATCCATTATTACTAGTGTCTGTCTCATCTTTCAAAAAGAATCCCTTTTCTAGGAgaataatattttcatttttcttattgTTCCATAAGAATTCATTTCAGAAAATATTACAACACCTTAATGACTTTGAGCTAAACTTGGAAATGGGACAGAATAACTCTGTAAAGAACAAGAACATAAACTTCCACATGCTGACATGACTCCACAAGACAGGCACCTTCTTCAAAAGGCAAATTTGCTCTCATATTGCTCAATAGACATTATTCGTCAATAATTCTTGCATCTTCAAAATCAAGTTGAAATCTGAGAATGCATATTCACAGGCATCCAATATTTACTTTATGGAATGAGATAAAAGATTTGCGAGCAATGTAAGCCTTTCTTGATCATTTTTCATAGTGTAAGGATTTGTAAAATTATAGTTTTCCTGATATGTATAAGTGTCTCACCTTGGGTACATGAAGTTAGTCTGATCTGCACCATGTAGATACTCCTGCAGCATCTGAGGATGAtactccaaaatctgtttgcttTTAAGAAGTAATTCATCATACATGAAACATATAGCTAATAAGAGTGAAACCATACAGCAACAAGAGTTAACAAGTTGTGCAGCAGTACCTCTCGataaattaactctcttacatCATCTTTTGCCAATTTCCTCCTTTCGAACTCAAATTCAAGTTTTGATATAGGCTGTGTTGAAGGTTCACGGTCAACATTTGCCAGACCATTAAAGTATGGATCAGCTAGTGCCTGCAACATAAGAAAATAAAGAGTTGGAATAAATATTTACAGACAACAAAATTTTCACTTTAAGAGTTTAATCACACTTCAATTTTATGTGAATAACAAGCCATCAAGGTTACTGAATCCTATCTCTTCAGCAGTAGGTCGATCTTTAGGATCAAATGCAAGTAGGCGCTCAAGCAAACAAAGAGCCAAAGGATCTACACCAGGAAACTTCTGTGAGAAAGGAACTGGTCTTTTTTTTTCGCATATTACTTAAATATCTTCTAGCCTTTTCATTTCGAATCTGCAGGAATTAAGAAAAAATTTAATGAGTGATGTGAAAAAATTTAATAGAAAAGGTAATCATTATTCTTCATCCATAATGAGAAGCATGTATAGCCAATAGATAATTAAAAAACCATTGATCAAACAAATATGTGGGATTCCTTGGAGATTATTTTTTGCTGATGCTAACtataagcaaaaaggaagagtgaACCAACCCTAGCGATGGATTCAGGTGAAGGAGTTCCAAGCAGATCGGTCATGAGATCTAACTGATGCACCACATTCTTGCCAGGAAACAATGGTCTTCCTGTAAGCATTTCTGCAAATATGCATCCTATGCTCCAAATATCAATCGCAGGGGTGTACTGCGAAAATAAATTACATAGTTCATAGTATCTCAAGTGATGAAGTGTACTTCACGATAAACAAAAGCATACAAGCACAGCCCGAGTTCCTCTATAAAAACTTAATCGGCAAAATTGGTATAACATGGCCAATATGTCATGAACTTGTCAAATCACTGATAAGCACAGTCCAAAATTCAATTTAAATATACAAGTGCTGCAACTAACTCTAACAAACTGTCATGATTAGAAAAGTTAACATACAGTGAAAATGAAAGCATACCATGTTAGGATGTCAAAAGCACATGTTTTCTTGATTTCATTGGTCACAAATTACAAAGTATTGTTCCTGAATGAAGATACTTCAAAATTATAGGTCTATAGGAGGCCTGCATGAGATTGTCAATATGCTTTATTAAAGAGGTCCGTGAATGACTATTCAGAGTGGTTAACTAAAAGAATACTCGGATTGAGTGTATAAGAGATTGCAAGAAGCTGCTCAAACCATTTTTGGAGTTGGTATCTCTTGAAGCACTAAATGCTAACAGGACATTACAAATTAACATACATAAGCTACAAAGCTCTCAAGGTTGATAAGCTTGATGAAACTAAAATAAGCTCCCTGATTAACTCATAAAATCGAGAATTTGATGGCCACCTTAGAAAAGGGtgtttttccaagaaaaaaaaaagattttcagTTATTAAATGCATGAGAGGTCTGGAGAACATAAAGCCAGATTTGTCGAAAGAAGCTCCACGAAAATCTTCTACTGTCATTTACAGTCCCTCTATTGTATAGCAGATTAAATGACGCTAAAATGGGTTCATTTGAATGGATACTGGACCTATACTTGGATTGCAATTCGTACAAGTAAATCAATGGACAACCTACACTTGGATGATACCAACAGACGAAGGTTGGTGGGCGGAGTGGGGTTGGGGGGCAAAGCTATCAAGCTCATTAACTCCAGGAGAAAAAACTGCAAACCATCATACCTTCGAGAAAAAGGAGCCACATAATTCAGGAGCACGATACCATCTTGTTGCCACATAATCCTaatgaaaataatgaaatacTGTCAACAAAGTATTTGAGTAGTAAACATGTTATTATCACATATACAAGTTTACAGCAAACTAATGCTGAACTTTATAACAAAAGAAGCGGCTGCATGACCGCCACCACCCACCATCTTTATTAAGAGAaatagaaaaaagggaaaaaatagaattattgTATTATGAGAGAATTACATACAGTCCATAAAATAGCTGACGGGGCATCATTAAATGATACACGGGCAAGGCCAAAGTCACAGATTTTTAATTTGCAATCCGCATTGGCAAGGATATTTTTCGGTTTTAAATCCCGATGAAATACATTAGCtgcaaaagaaacaaaagacaAAATGGAGGCCAGGATTCATTGAATTATGAGACCAAAGTGAGATGAGAGCAAAGCCAAATCAACAAAGGACATTCACCTGAATGAATATACTTCAGAGACCGAAGTAGCTGGTATAGAAAGAACTGGTGGTGTTCAGGTGTCAGATCATCATTTGCCTTTATAACTTGATGAAGATCTGATTCCATTAACTCAAAAACAACATAAATATCTCTAAATTCCCTCCTAGATGGAGGAAGCATTATATGCTTAATTTCTACGATATCAGGGTGGCGAAGCAGCCTAAGCAATTTGATCTCCCTTAGAATGCGAGTGGCATCAGAAACATGCTCGAACACATCATTGATCTTCTTGATCGCCACCCTCTCTCCAGTATGGGTGTCTATTGCAGCCCCCACTACCCCATAGCTTCCCTTGCCAACAACCTCTTGTATCTGAAATCGGCTTGCTTCACCATACTCCGTGAAAAATTCAGTCTCAAGCATGTTCTGAATAAATTAATAATTGAGAGAGGCTAAAATCCATGCTAACCAACAAAGTGAAGATGAACAGAATATATGAAGGATTTAAAATATCCAAAAGTTCAACTGATTATTTGGAGAACAAGTAACTGGGGAAAAAAGTAGAGAATTGAAAAAACGAGATTAAAATTTTTGAGAAATTTCCAGCATGGAACTAACAAAATAAGCAGGAGGAAAAGCGTAAAAAAAGAATCCAATTGAAAGAACCAGGCAATCAAATCTTTACATAAAAAGATCATTCTATTGAATCCTAAAGAAGGGCGATCTAAGTAGAAGAAACCGAAACAGAATTTCTATAATACTCTTTGAAAAAGAGAGAGCATGGAAACTAACAAAATGAAGCGAGGCGCGGGGTGGATCAATTTTTGAAAGAAGTTGGCAGTTGGATCTGCAAAGAATgaatcttttttattatttccaTGACATTCTAATAAAAAGTGATTTAAGGAACAACATCCCATAATAAAACTTCGGAAAGAAGACATCTTGAAATGAAGAGGGAAGACTCGTGATCCCAAGGGCATGGAACTAAGGAACGAAGGAGAAAAGCccaaattcgatatttagaaaagagatctgaaaaaaaatgaaagaatttTTTAATCGAATCCTGATACAAGATGATCCAAAGCAGAAGAAGCCAAGAATGAAATTTTGAATAAAAAACTCATTTCGACGACAACAAAATCGTTGGAGAGAGAAAACCCTAACTTGGTATTAAACAAAGATTAAAATGCGGCCGGCATCAGATTAGAAAGCAAAGAGAGTTGACGCAAAAAAGATGGATCGGATCGGCGGAGCCTAAAGAGATGGAAAGATTTGAGAAGAGCGGAGGTGAGCGGACCTTCTTGTGGGGATCCATGGCGGCCACCCGGGGAGCCTGAATGCCTGATGAATCCAAGCCTCGAGATGCCAAAGTCCTCGACAACTCTgcacttctccccttctcaacGCACGGATGAGGCGATGGCGATGCGGTGAAAGCGGCGGTGGAACCAGCGACGGACGCCGTCCACGAAGGCCTCTTTCCCCATATAAAGGCAAGTCTTCCCCTGCCCTACCTTCACGCGCCGCTCGCCATCTCGCGCTCTCTTGGTCGCCTTTCCCCTGCGCGCAACAAGTAACCAGGGCTCGGTTTCGCTTAATGTTGGACGTCGGACAGAGAACAGCGGAAGGACATACTCGCAGATGTTTGTCTAAAACCCTTCACTAATGTTGATGGCTGCTGTTTGGGGCCCGTGACATTGCACGCATGCACGTAGTAGTGGAAAGTTTCAAAGCAATCTATCTTTTacgtattttttatttttaaaaaaattatttaaaaattatccatcttgttattatatatttaaaatgaaGATTCAACCGTTATCCATTAACCAAATAAATTCCAGTATTAATAATTCAAGTACTAGTTTATTTAATCGTcatcaaaaatttattatttaatatgcaataaatattAATAATGCTTTATTAAAATGTTCAGGCATCATTAAAGTTTATTACATAATCTACGATTATGAAATCTTCTATTTattatgatatattatattactatattattttttaaaataattaaaaaaattgtacTTTGTATATTATGTGGAGCCGGTATTAATGATGAtggtatcaaaaagaaaaatttctatAGGAAGACTTTTGTGCATAATCTCAATGTGTGAAAATTGATATTATTGATGCTAgtattaataaaaaaagtttccgttccatatagatatcagTATTGATGACAACGatattaataataaaagttCTAGTTTGTATAAAATTCACCATTTGATGCTGGTATTAATGACATAAAACTTATTAATTAATGAATAATAGAAAGTTAGCAATTGAAGatattaatgaattcaattcTTTTTTGCAACTCTTTTGTGTTTCATTATTTTAGAAACAAAGATATTGATGAATTCAATCAAGCTTTATTAGCTAAGTGGGGCTGGAGGCTTCTATGAATTGATCATGAGCCTCGGAAGCAGCTCATCAACTGCTTCTACTTCAAAAAAGTCAAGCTCTCAACTTCTTGGAAACCTAAACGCTTATGCTCCAGTATTTGGAAAGTTGTAGACGGTAGCCTTCCATCTTTTTGGAACAGAATTAAGTTTATCGTTGGCAAGGGAATAAATGTGCTCTTTTGGAAAGACGCCTGGATCTTTGATGCCCCACTTTGTGTTACTTTTCCTAATCTCCTTCAGGCCTGCCGTCTAAAATCCGGAACTGTGGCCAACATTTTTTATTCCAGCAGATGTAACTCTTGGAATTTCAGAGTCCGTTCTCATTTATCTCCTGCTGCACAGGCTAAAATGCTTCCACTCTCTGATGTTTTGAATAGTTTTTAGCTTGGAAAGTTCTTCCCTTCTGGTACTCATTTTTGAGGGAGAGCTTTGAGAGCTTTGTACCAGATTGAGATGCCGTTTTTTCTCAAAATATCGGCAAAATGCAATGTTTATGCTCATATCAGCCATTGTATAGTGCTGTTGGCAGGAAAGGAATGACCGAATCTTTTTAAGAACTACTTCTAATCCTCAGTCTATTGTCTTTAAAGTGATTCATCTTCTAAATGACTGATCCATGCTACGTGTGCAGAAGGAACTTCCAGGCTTCTGTAAGCTCTAAGAGAAGATTAAATGCTTTGCTACCTCTACGTAGCTGGCTATTTCCTATCTTGCTGCTCCCTTTTGAGGCTTACATGGCTGGCAGATTTCTTCCTCTCATCACTCTTGGGGATTATACTCAGCTGCTTTCTGGAGACTATGATGGAGAGCTCCGCAGCCTTGTTATTATCCATGGGATCACTACAAATGCTACATTTGGACTGCAGTAGATACTACTACTCTTCTGAGTCTCCTTTTTGCCTTTACCCAAGATGAAGCAGCCTTCTTTTGAAATCTTATACAATCAGAACTGAGAGTTTACACCTAATCCTGAAAATTCTTGCAGTCTTAAGGTGATGTAATTCTTGATGATGTGCACTCTTTCCCTTCAttttttcttataaattttGGTGACTAATGTGGGCCTCATCCATTAATCTCCtccttctcaaaaaaaaaatattttagaaagaaACTTGTAACAATGAACTACGTAGCAGGGGGATAACTCTGTATTGATTCACCCAATCTTTAGGTGAAATTGGGATtaattttagatatctagtaaaaCCATCAAAAGACTATAACAAAGTAGGCTAGCATCTCTAGTTTTGCACCATATGCAGTACTTTTGCGTCTCCTTGTTCAAGAGCTAAATTGAATATAAAAGCAATTCAAACAGAACAAAATATTTCCAGCGGCGATCTTTAAATCTCTGGACACTGTGCCCTTCAAACCAAATTTactaaagttaaaaaaaattattcaaatctaatttccCTTCGATCCGAAATGGGCTCAAAAGCTAGACTTCGCAACCCTAACGGTCCGGATCTGGCTTCCACCCGTTTTATACCACAAAACCAATCGATAAAGCAGCCCGAATGACCGCACACAAATCCCCACCCACGGTGTCCGCATTTCTGGCATCCGATTCCGACTTCAAAAGCCCTAAAGAAGAGGTCAACCCTTCCTCCACCTGACATCCCCCCATCTTTTCACACGTGTAATCCCGCATGCCCGTCAAAAAAGAACCATCCCCACACGTGTCGCCCCACCACCACCTCTCCCTCGTTATATCACTTCTCCCTCACAACGGCCCtccacactctctctctccatacatacatacatagaaaCATACATAGCCGCGGCCATCACTCTGCTCATCACCACCAACAATGGCGGACCGTCACCCCGGCACAGGCCCACGAGCCCAACGGACCGCCCCTGGCCAAGCTCTCCTCCGCCAGCTCCACGGCCGCGCCCCCAACTCTACCCAGGTCATCGGCTTGTTGACACTTGTCATCTCCGGCGCCATCCTCCTCCTGCTCACCGGGGTGACGCTCACCGGCACCGTCGCGGGTCTCGTCTTCTTCGGCCCAATTATCCTTCTCACCAGCCCGATATGGTTCCCGATCGCCGCCGTCATCTTCATGGCCATCGCCGGTTTCCTCTCGGTCTGCGGGGTCGGCATCGCGTCCGTGGCCGGCGCGACGTGGCTGTACCGCTACTTCAGCGGCCGCCACCCGGTGGGGAGCGACCGGGTCGACTACGCGCGGAGCCGGATCGCCGACACGGCCAGCCAAATGAAGGACTACGCCCGGGAGTATGGTGGGTATCTTCAGAGCCGGGTGAAGGATGCGGCGCCGGGAGCTTGAGATCCTTTAATGGGGGTTAGTTGTTCTGATGGAGTTTTTGCTATTGAGTTACTGTTTTATTGCCGCCTTCTTTTGTCCTGTTTGGTTAATTTACTTAGTGTGTGCTACTTCAGTTGGTGTTCAGAGGACTGATTTGAGTCTTGCGGGCTTTAGTTATGAATGGTGATGATATAGTCTTTGATGGAGATTAAACACCGAAGTTTTGGTATGTCTGAAAGGCAATTTTATGTTTGCATGAATGGTATCCAATCTTATGCGTTCGGGTGTACCTTTGGCGCGAAAGAATGAttcaccttctttttctttggcgaCATCAACAGCATATCTTCAATCAATCCAAAATGCTTTATCAAAAGTATTTGTTTAATTATAAGAAAGAGTAAAAAGTATaatttcttttctccttctcaAACAAATTCAATATATTAAGAAGGTATTACGAATTATGaacatggatcaaaatcaaaacaACCAATGAATTTAAGTAATTATGACACGAATCTCACAGAATTCAAAATGAAACCTCATAACAGAACCACATTAATGTGATAGCCAGTCTGATGAGGTGCGGTCGTAGCAGTAAGTTGTGATGgcttttcattctttttttctaaGTAAGAGTGTGACTCGCAACGAATCCATGCACCACTGCAATTTAATCTTACTATTTCAGATGATGATGTATTCAAGCAACATAGACCAAAGTAGTTGACCTCTTCTTGCCACAAAGCTCCTAATATTCGAGTTTGAGAAGTCCCTATTAGTTTCAATTCACAGGAACCCATGGTCAAAGTTTATTTTAGCAATGATATCAGGCTAGAAGATGGTGCCAGTTTTGCATGAGAGATGAGGTTTGAACCACAGTTCCTCCACAAGAGTGGTACGAAACCATCGAGCTAAGTTGGTTGGAAAGAATATATACAACTAGTTGTAACCAAAATTTATCATCTAATAACAGCTAAATTTAGGACAGCAACTCGTGTTCTATCCGAGATACCCGACAAATTTGCACTGAAGTTTTTAATATGTAATTATTTGTCTGACTGCCCATAAAGAAATTGCCCCATAGATAACCAAGTGAGCCGTCCACTATTTTTTTAAGTCGATTGCCAGACGCAGAGAGATGATACAAGGTGGACAAGACTTGTGTAGGATTCTGTGTAAAATAGATGTCTCAGCACTGATGTGGCAGTATGGAGTGGCTTAATGGCAGCACTTGCCACCAACCTGCCCTCTGTAtctactaattttttatttgctgCATGGAACCAGGTAATGAAGCAAGTAGTGGAGTAGGGAGGGGTGGCACTAGTCATTCACTCATTCTCAGTTTGCTTCAAATATTGATAGATTCTTATCTTTCTCAAAATTTATATCTGCTgtctttttttttagtaaatCGGATATATTGTaccatgcatgtatatatagatacatatccttatatctgctttttaggtTTGGAAGTCTTTCAAATTCCCTCTTAGCGTGGTGGGGTGACCAAACCGAAGTCTCCTGACGTCAAATGAGGCTTCAAACCTGCTCTCCCTTCAACCCACGAGCTTGCATTCTGAATGATTCTCGAAAACCACTAGAAGGCCACAAAAGCTAAAACAGGAAACactaaacgaaaaaaaaaaccaagcaTATCCAGACAGACAGAAAAAGATCAACAAAAagtggaaaagaaaaaacaaacaaaacaagATAGCTGAGTTTGTAGATACCGAGTTCAGCTAGTTGCTCTCAGTCCTTGGCCACTTTTCCGAGCGAATGGTGGCGTCATGGAAGGTGGCACTTCTTCCTCGCCAGTATTGTCCTCCTCCACGCACTcttacttttctcttttttttttgaaacggaAGTATTATACAGAACGTGTACGGATAcagccaaaaaaatcaaaaaacaatacATTCCGAAGAGCACTAGGCAATTCCACCTCCCCCATCCATAGATGTACATTCGAGTGGTTGGTAATAAAGGAAGTCACCCATCCATAGATGTACAGCCATCCCATCACAAACTATGGTCCATATGTCTCTCAGCAGTGGGTGGTGATCGCTGACCCCTCTAAAACCCATAAAGTCCATCCAATGATCATCGCTGAGTCACTTTCCAAATGGACCATCCTTGCCTGCAAAGCACGTCGCACATAACACAGTCCAGAACAGACCGCTCTTACTCTTCTTCACTTGTTCTCCTCTTCCTGTCGGTGGCTCTAGACCCTCCTTGTGGCACGTTGCATGTACTTGGCGCACGTGTTCACCACGCCCATACCGTGTGGAAGAACGCCAATCGCCCTTGCTATCGGAGGCTGCTGCTGCTACCGGCACAAATATTTCTATGGGAGGTGGCGTTTGGATACCTTCAAAAATGTGTTTACGTAGCGGCAGAGGGGGAGGGTGATCGGAATTTTGACCGGGTTTCGAGGCGTGCGTTGGCTACTTCATGCGATGGCTTTCGtggccttttatttattcatgaCATGATTCGATTTTTTAATTTAGTTAATACGAAAGTTCAAGGTCGTCGGGCTGTTTGCTTGAATTCATTTGGATTTGGAACAGTGGGAGAAAACAGTTTGATGCAGACCGGTGGGAACGCAGAAAGTCTCCTAGTTTAATCTAATCAATGTCTCTCTTATTAAAGGTTGGATAAAAAAGCACCTACTTTTATTGGGTAGAAGGCCTTGTAAACTAATTAGGCAATGAATCCAATTGAGATGGCTTTCGTTTCGCAAGCCTCTATGCTCCCTGTGGCTCGTCACACATACCTCCAGTGGCATTCCATCCATAACAACTCCGAGATTCTGGATTATATGATATCACTGGAATTTGGAACTCATGTGCTCCTCCAAACAAGTACCAACTACTTGTTCTCGGGTTAGGTCAGGAAAATATATTGCCGTATTACATGGTATGATGGGACttaatcttttgtttttttgagaaTGACATCTGCTTATGGAAGTTAAATGATTTATTAGTTTAAATAATAAATGAAGAAAGAAGCTAAAAAAAGTGTTCTTTAAACAGAATCCATGCTATGAGAATTCTACAAGTTGTGCTATTTAAATCTTATTTGTTTCTTTGTGCTTCTCGGCCACTAGAGGTGTTCTTTATTTGTATATGTGCTGGGCATATGTGGCATATGGGAGGAATCATGCATGGATGGCAGTGATgcatatctaatccaaaaaatgaaaaatctattaatgtaattttatattttatttttctgcagAATATCTTTACCAGCCGCGGATCTCACCATTAGGGCTGGCCCAACCCTTAAGCGTCTGACACAGTCACTTAAGGCTCCGGCCTAAAATAGGCTCACCGCAGGAaagacttcaaaaaaaaaataaaaaaaagatctcaaaaaaaatgaaaaaagacctcaaaatattttatcaatgctttattgggaaaaaaaattgattacaagataaaaagaaagagaaaaatgaaaaaaatatacatatgaaggaaaaaaaagcaaCTATATTTATGAGAAAGAGCTTATCGGAGATACTTCTCggctaattaattaatttaatgTTGGAAATATGAAGAACCATGTAGGAAATAGAAGCAACGTCGTTTTTTATTTCaagaaaaattttgatttttttttaagctaTATGCCACATAAAAACCACAAATAGCTGATCCAAACCTTTAatccatttatttatttattcgtttatttaatattataatttatatatatatatctatttgTTTCCCTAACGTTCGTTATATTTCTAGTCATGTCTCATGACATGTTACTGCGGTGGCTGCCCGAAAGTAGGTAACGGAGAATGGCGTTCTCATCTCTGCGGGCTTTGGTTTCATCACCTCCCCCACCGGGCGGAAGGGACTCCGTTATCAGACTGGAACATGCGGTTCGATTTCCGGACAAAGATTTCCAGGTACTGAATTCATAGATTAAAGAACAAAGATACCCAGATTCTCCGACTTGAACTTCTtggaaatctctctctctctcccccctgctAAAGAAATTGCCGTTTTGATCTTGTAATAGTAGGAATGCTACCTCGCCGTTCCTAAAAAATGAGATCTTGGGTCCATTTGATCATTTCTCACAGGAGAAATTTATCGCCCTAGACTTGTTCCTCCTAATTTTTCGTTCAAACATTTGTAATTGCCATGGAGTTGAAGGGCAAAGCAACCTGATAGAGTGAGGGATCGGTATTTGCTGCTTAGAAGAAAATCTTTCGGAACACAACCATTTGTCAGTATTGCTAGTTGAATGAATTTGGAGTTTATGTGTCGTTCTTCGCTTGTGAATTTATTACTACTATATCTTCCGGTCCAATTTGATGCAGATAGTTCTGACCATTTCACTGAAGATTGGAGCTCATTTTAGTCAGAGAACTCTTCTTAGTATAGTAGAAGGAGACTGCATCAATGCTGGCTATCAATTACGCTAACATGAATTTTGATGTTCTTTAAAAATTAAAGTGAAATTCGAGGTTGCAGTAGAGATTGTTGATTAACCTTACAGACTTTGATGTCTAACATACATGTAAAAAACCACTTCGCGATGTTAGGTCATCTGTTAATCCAAGAAATCAAGGATGCATTTGCAAGCTGAAAGGATTCATGGAATTGAAACCGGCCAAATTAGCATGTTCAAGAGTTTAACTCAGTATGTCAAGGGATCATTAGTTCTGGAGCTTGTTGATCCTTTATCGGCGACTTGTTACAATGTGTGGTTTTCATTCACCATACATAAATTTAACATTTAAGAAAGTTCTAGATCGGAATATTTAAAGATGAACTTCATAGTGTTTTTCTATTATAGAAAACTTTATTTCTTTGATCATATCTTCTGTGAATTGATTATTTTGGTTATATCTTCTTTCCATTTTGATGCCAAGAGTTCTGCTTGTTTTATCAGCAATAGAAAGTAGGTTCGAATGGTGGGACTTACTTAGGAATAAAATTTGGTCTGAGATCTCTCTGTAATGTTGTAGAACGAGACTGCAGTAATGTAGGCTTCCAATGGGGCTAAAATGAGTTTTGGGGTTTTTTAAGATTGACTGGAGAAGCTTGAGGAAATTGAAGGAATTCGTGGTCATAATAGAGATTGTTGATTAACAGTACAAACTTCCGGAATAAAGTAATTTAGTTCAGTAAAGATCACTTTGAGAGTTGAAAGAGTTCATCCAATTGAAACTGATCATGTAAGAACGGCCCAGGTTTTGTTGTGCATTCTGACCATATATCCTGCTATGTGAAATTTTAGTTGTATTTGAACTTGGCCTATCTTGGGACCGTTGGTTTTGCCTTGTTTTAGTAGGTGGCTTACAttcatcaaatttaaatttagcAAAGTTTTAGATcagaatatttaaaaataatcttCATTGTGGTATTCTTCAATTGCGTGTTCTTTTCCTTTACTTATAAGATGGAAAGGTATGGTTTTGCATGTAATAAAACTTCATATTATGCTCCTTTTATAAAAAAGTTTGAGGTGCAAATGTTAGCTCAACAAAATTACATGCAAAGAAAACTTCTTTAGGCTTATTCAATAAAGGCGTTGCTGAAAGATTAAAATATGACCAAGAGATATAGACCATTCACATGCATAGATTAGGATGTGTCTTATTCATTTATTGTAATCCTCTGACCTGTAAAAGCAGTTTGGTTTACTCCTATGAGAACTAACAAAAGGAGCTAAccttgatggcatcatttgGCTATTGGTGAAAGCATACTAGTGCTATTCATGATGGCGTAACCTAGTTTGAGAATGGTTATCAAGGAACATGTTATTTAAGCATTGTTGTTCCAGTTGGCAAGTTGTTCGTGTATATATGAGTGTAAGTGCAACTATCAGCCATACTAGGAGAATAGGTTAATTTTACTTACTTATATCTGCATTGTAAAATTTATATAAGTTTTTTTATACCGATGAAAGCTATCTAGAACAAGTTTGGTTTATAAAAATTATGCAATTTCTAGCTCAAGGGTTGTTTGGTTGATCCA
This portion of the Phoenix dactylifera cultivar Barhee BC4 chromosome 11, palm_55x_up_171113_PBpolish2nd_filt_p, whole genome shotgun sequence genome encodes:
- the LOC103715144 gene encoding LOW QUALITY PROTEIN: mitogen-activated protein kinase 9-like (The sequence of the model RefSeq protein was modified relative to this genomic sequence to represent the inferred CDS: deleted 1 base in 1 codon) yields the protein MDPHKKNMLETEFFTEYGEASRFQIQEVVGKGSYGVVGAAIDTHTGERVAIKKINDVFEHVSDATRILREIKLLRLLRHPDIVEIKHIMLPPSRREFRDIYVVFELMESDLHQVIKANDDLTPEHHQFFLYQLLRSLKYIHSANVFHRDLKPKNILANADCKLKICDFGLARVSFNDAPSAILWTDYVATRWYRAPELCGSFFSKYTPAIDIWSIGCIFAEMLTGRPLFPGKNVVHQLDLMTDLLGTPSPESIARIRNEKARRYLSNMRKKKPVPFSQKFPGVDPLALCLLERLLAFDPKDRPTAEEALADPYFNGLANVDREPSTQPISKLEFEFERRKLAKDDVRELIYREILEYHPQMLQEYLHGADQTNFMYPSGVDRFKRQFAHLEENYSKGERSTPLGRQHASLPRERVGANKDAIPDQNNDFEKRSADSVAGTLQSPKKSQQGERSDHASVTDGINRTNFGARSLLKSASISASKCIVVKGRKDSEVHEEPISENTEDAADGLSQKVAELYT
- the LOC103715173 gene encoding oleosin-like, which gives rise to MADRHPGTGPRAQRTAPGQALLRQLHGRAPNSTQVIGLLTLVISGAILLLLTGVTLTGTVAGLVFFGPIILLTSPIWFPIAAVIFMAIAGFLSVCGVGIASVAGATWLYRYFSGRHPVGSDRVDYARSRIADTASQMKDYAREYGGYLQSRVKDAAPGA